The following proteins are encoded in a genomic region of Streptomyces lunaelactis:
- a CDS encoding LAETG motif-containing sortase-dependent surface protein: protein MRARLASAVAVAAAATLAFTGLPGLTSSADAAPKPPNPGMLCRDYFDLAEDLVAIVEMPDGDASRAKSQWDTYEYENPGKKWDGLQGPSEADYKRLELETKEPPKSRPVDRVWWKWIRASKKNPNAFGDFTYWRDIILIKNAGNDPRGKAFEKKIIKEHGLVGDDWICQKEFDFTDPDTGKTHRRQADVWNKSTGQQLEIKSNGHPDPKQKPGDIAWSKQKESPVKSLKYVFAEPQEKSAKDHLNELKKNAPGKVTEYNYRSRKAELAPGGGVRDKSTTMQPPGSKGVTGGGAQDLIRESRPNPKDMKEFLDRKNAADPNRLQPKGPGGVDFTTLELRYIGKPVKGKGVDYSFSAKEVPEDTAGWGGKEKAQLINDAFFTWLALTPEKFWVNLNPDQPDKIMDSAFGKTDAGRILLEADLELKRDFADAMNPKKRPEADQYWKSLPRNAEGIPCWFQVRNWIEPDTAVVREENGGIHILDTPLKVKAQYLKIDNMPGDPYLCEFNEAEKKATEDRMNRLIMPEVERRVNNDPRYAELRRVYTARVAAEFIRQQDAKTPTDYHKVINSNDVSSWPLRGENKDWTRESVYQAYLKSLREGEQQWEHDAGGGPYTISVGGVDFSKQPKRNMTKPRFDTEHRYLPRETKSSVRTLTDNAKDGEKNLLLLGGNTVASDLSGGGDTPDPTPTPTPTPTKPGEPTDKPTDPTTPPATGGSSGGTGGKDPHGDLADTGSSTPVGMIAGLAAALAAIGGGLVWWKRRRTADQE, encoded by the coding sequence GTGAGGGCACGCCTGGCATCGGCTGTCGCGGTCGCCGCCGCGGCAACCCTCGCGTTCACCGGCCTTCCGGGCCTGACCTCCAGCGCGGATGCCGCACCGAAGCCGCCGAACCCGGGCATGCTCTGCCGCGACTACTTCGATCTCGCGGAAGATCTCGTTGCCATCGTGGAGATGCCCGACGGGGATGCGTCGCGGGCGAAGTCCCAGTGGGACACCTACGAGTACGAGAACCCGGGCAAGAAGTGGGACGGTCTTCAGGGGCCGTCCGAGGCGGACTACAAGCGCCTGGAGCTGGAGACCAAGGAGCCTCCGAAGTCCCGGCCGGTCGACCGGGTCTGGTGGAAGTGGATCCGGGCCAGCAAGAAGAACCCGAACGCGTTCGGGGACTTCACCTACTGGCGCGACATCATCCTGATCAAGAACGCCGGGAACGACCCGCGCGGCAAGGCGTTCGAGAAGAAGATCATCAAGGAACACGGGCTCGTCGGCGACGACTGGATCTGCCAGAAGGAGTTCGACTTCACCGACCCCGACACCGGCAAGACCCACCGGCGCCAGGCGGACGTCTGGAACAAGAGCACCGGACAGCAGCTGGAGATCAAGTCCAACGGGCACCCGGACCCCAAGCAGAAGCCCGGCGACATCGCCTGGTCCAAGCAGAAGGAAAGCCCGGTCAAGTCCCTGAAGTACGTCTTCGCCGAGCCGCAGGAGAAGTCCGCCAAGGACCACCTGAACGAGCTGAAGAAGAACGCCCCGGGCAAGGTCACCGAGTACAACTACCGCTCCCGCAAGGCCGAGCTGGCCCCGGGCGGCGGCGTGCGGGACAAGTCGACCACCATGCAGCCCCCCGGATCCAAGGGGGTGACCGGCGGCGGCGCGCAGGACCTGATCCGCGAGTCGCGCCCGAACCCGAAGGACATGAAGGAGTTCCTGGACCGCAAGAACGCGGCCGACCCCAACCGGCTCCAGCCCAAGGGGCCCGGCGGGGTGGACTTCACCACCCTGGAGCTGCGGTACATCGGCAAGCCGGTCAAGGGCAAAGGCGTCGACTACAGCTTCTCCGCCAAGGAAGTCCCCGAGGACACCGCCGGCTGGGGAGGCAAGGAAAAGGCGCAGCTCATCAACGACGCGTTCTTCACCTGGCTCGCCCTGACCCCGGAGAAGTTCTGGGTCAACCTCAACCCGGACCAGCCCGACAAGATCATGGACAGCGCGTTCGGGAAGACCGACGCCGGACGGATCCTGCTGGAAGCCGACCTGGAGCTGAAGAGGGACTTCGCCGATGCGATGAACCCGAAGAAGCGCCCGGAGGCCGACCAGTACTGGAAGTCGCTGCCCCGCAACGCTGAGGGCATTCCCTGCTGGTTCCAGGTCCGCAACTGGATCGAGCCGGACACCGCGGTCGTCCGCGAGGAGAACGGCGGCATCCACATCCTGGACACGCCGCTGAAGGTCAAGGCCCAGTACCTGAAGATCGACAACATGCCGGGCGACCCGTACCTGTGCGAGTTCAACGAGGCCGAGAAGAAGGCCACCGAAGACCGCATGAACCGGCTGATCATGCCCGAGGTCGAGAGGCGCGTGAACAACGACCCGCGCTACGCCGAACTGCGCCGCGTCTACACGGCCCGGGTAGCGGCGGAGTTCATCCGCCAGCAGGACGCCAAGACCCCCACCGACTACCACAAGGTCATCAACAGCAACGACGTCTCCTCGTGGCCGCTGCGCGGCGAGAACAAGGACTGGACGCGGGAGAGCGTGTACCAGGCGTACCTGAAGTCGCTGCGTGAGGGCGAACAGCAGTGGGAGCACGACGCCGGCGGCGGCCCCTACACCATCAGCGTGGGCGGAGTGGACTTCTCCAAGCAGCCCAAGCGGAACATGACCAAGCCCCGCTTCGACACCGAGCACCGCTACCTCCCTCGCGAGACGAAGTCATCGGTGCGCACGCTGACGGACAACGCCAAGGACGGCGAGAAGAACCTTCTGCTCCTGGGCGGCAACACCGTCGCCTCCGACCTCTCCGGCGGCGGCGACACCCCGGACCCGACGCCGACTCCCACGCCGACGCCGACCAAGCCGGGTGAGCCGACGGACAAGCCCACCGACCCCACCACGCCCCCGGCTACCGGCGGCAGCAGCGGCGGCACGGGCGGGAAGGACCCGCATGGCGACCTCGCCGACACCGGCTCCAGCACGCCGGTCGGAATGATCGCCGGACTCGCCGCAGCCCTCGCGGCCATCGGCGGCGGCCTGGTGTGGTGGAAGCGCCGCCGCACCGCCGACCAGGAGTAG
- a CDS encoding DUF4291 domain-containing protein — MEEPQRRIRAVYAASTITVYQAYSPDIGLPAVREGRFPAMWKRDRMTWIKPSFLWMMYRCGWATKAGQETVLAVEIARDGFEWALRNACLSSYVRGVHPDRATWQRQLKSVPTRIQWDPERDLHLQPLPHRSLQLGLSGEAARRYADEWTVTIRDMTPLAHEIHTLVRSGNLDSAARLLPQERPYPAADELLTHLRP; from the coding sequence ATGGAAGAACCGCAACGCCGGATCCGGGCGGTCTACGCAGCATCCACGATCACCGTCTATCAGGCGTACTCCCCGGACATCGGCCTGCCCGCCGTCCGCGAGGGCCGCTTTCCCGCCATGTGGAAGCGGGACCGGATGACGTGGATCAAACCGTCATTCCTGTGGATGATGTACCGCTGTGGCTGGGCCACTAAGGCCGGTCAGGAGACCGTCCTCGCCGTTGAGATCGCCCGCGACGGCTTCGAGTGGGCGCTGCGCAACGCGTGCCTGTCGAGCTACGTCCGCGGGGTACACCCCGACCGCGCCACCTGGCAGCGTCAGCTGAAGAGCGTGCCCACTCGTATCCAGTGGGACCCCGAGCGGGACCTGCACCTGCAACCCCTGCCGCACCGCTCCCTTCAACTCGGCCTCTCTGGCGAGGCCGCACGACGCTACGCCGACGAATGGACAGTCACCATCCGCGACATGACCCCACTCGCCCACGAGATCCACACGCTCGTACGCAGTGGCAACCTCGACTCGGCGGCCCGCCTGCTGCCCCAGGAACGTCCCTACCCTGCCGCAGACGAACTGCTGACCCACCTGCGTCCCTGA